A window of the Brumimicrobium sp. genome harbors these coding sequences:
- a CDS encoding transposase — translation MNKFQNKYRIQSTRLQNWDYRWAGAYFITICTQNREHYFGKIVNKKMELSHIGVIADIFWHQIPQHTKNVELGAFVVMPNHIHGVLILTNDNVNTEYGDDGIVEYGNGDDDIHFGNGIQYGDGIVEYGDGIVEYGGDIVEYGGGIVEALHATPLPQPQPPSSLSQPSPSPHILSPKNEQMSMISPKSNSISTIIRSYKSAVSKHTHRLGFEFQWQSRFHDHIIRNDKSFQNISNYIVNNPEKWPADKFSQPE, via the coding sequence ATGAATAAATTTCAGAATAAATATAGAATACAATCTACCCGTTTGCAAAATTGGGATTATAGATGGGCTGGTGCATATTTCATAACCATTTGCACACAAAATAGGGAACATTATTTTGGCAAAATTGTAAACAAAAAAATGGAATTGTCACATATTGGTGTCATTGCCGATATTTTCTGGCATCAAATCCCACAACACACCAAAAATGTCGAATTAGGGGCATTTGTTGTAATGCCAAATCATATTCATGGGGTTTTGATATTGACCAATGATAATGTTAATACCGAATATGGGGATGATGGTATTGTGGAATATGGAAATGGGGATGATGATATTCATTTTGGAAATGGTATTCAATATGGGGATGGCATTGTGGAATATGGGGATGGCATTGTGGAATATGGGGGGGACATTGTGGAATATGGGGGTGGCATTGTAGAGGCGTTGCATGCAACGCCTCTACCACAACCACAACCACCATCATCATTATCCCAACCATCCCCATCACCACACATATTATCCCCCAAAAATGAACAAATGTCAATGATTTCACCGAAATCAAATTCAATTTCGACCATTATTCGTTCCTATAAATCTGCGGTTTCTAAACACACCCACCGTTTGGGATTCGAATTTCAATGGCAATCCCGGTTCCACGACCATATTATTCGCAACGATAAATCATTTCAAAATATCTCAAATTATATTGTCAATAACCCAGAAAAATGGCCAGCTGATAAATTCTCACAACCTGAATAG